One window from the genome of Mycolicibacterium gadium encodes:
- a CDS encoding ABC transporter ATP-binding protein produces the protein MPSDTISAGSAVNVPGGVRDPQVELIGVRKEFGGGVVAVENADLTVADGELFAILGPSGSGKTTVLRMIAGFEQPTSGTIRLGGADVTAVGARHRDVNTVFQEYALFPHMTVAQNVEYGLKVRGVPKAERRRRTSDELDLVRLTEHASRRPQQLSGGQRQRVALARALVGRPRVLLLDEPLGALDLKLREQMQIELKEIQREVGITFVIVTHDQDEALSLCDRLAVFNHGRIEQVGPSREVYENPVNRFVADFVGSSNVLVGAVAEALVGRCGTFVVRPERIGVFAADTDSVPGVRTVAATVSELIYAGPTTRITAHTQVGVDLTATVLTASTWLPPDLHHGSPITLAWPEKAVHALMNEE, from the coding sequence ATGCCCTCGGACACGATCAGCGCTGGATCTGCTGTGAACGTCCCCGGGGGCGTGCGAGACCCGCAGGTAGAGCTGATCGGCGTCCGGAAGGAGTTCGGCGGCGGCGTCGTGGCTGTCGAGAACGCCGACCTCACAGTCGCGGACGGCGAGCTGTTCGCGATCCTCGGCCCCTCCGGATCCGGAAAGACCACCGTCCTGCGCATGATCGCGGGATTCGAGCAGCCCACGTCCGGGACGATCAGGCTTGGCGGCGCCGACGTCACCGCCGTGGGCGCGCGACACCGCGACGTCAACACCGTGTTCCAGGAGTACGCACTGTTCCCGCACATGACCGTCGCGCAGAACGTCGAGTACGGCCTGAAGGTGCGCGGGGTCCCCAAGGCCGAGCGCAGACGTCGTACTAGCGACGAACTCGACTTGGTCCGGCTCACCGAGCATGCGTCCCGACGCCCGCAGCAGTTGTCGGGCGGGCAACGTCAGCGCGTGGCGCTCGCACGCGCACTGGTCGGACGGCCACGGGTGCTGCTGCTCGACGAGCCGCTCGGGGCGCTGGACCTCAAGCTGCGCGAGCAGATGCAGATCGAACTCAAGGAAATCCAGCGCGAAGTCGGCATCACGTTCGTCATCGTCACTCACGACCAGGACGAGGCGCTGAGCCTCTGCGATCGGCTCGCGGTGTTCAATCACGGGCGCATCGAGCAGGTCGGTCCGTCGCGCGAGGTCTACGAGAACCCGGTCAACAGATTCGTGGCCGATTTCGTCGGCAGCTCGAACGTGCTCGTCGGCGCCGTCGCTGAAGCACTCGTCGGACGTTGCGGAACGTTCGTGGTACGGCCTGAGCGTATCGGCGTCTTCGCGGCCGACACCGACTCGGTGCCCGGCGTGCGCACGGTCGCGGCCACGGTGTCCGAGCTGATCTACGCCGGTCCCACCACCAGGATCACCGCGCACACGCAGGTCGGCGTCGACCTCACCGCCACGGTCCTCACTGCCAGCACTTGGCTTCCGCCCGACCTACACCACGGCAGTCCAATCACCTTGGCCTGGCCAGAAAAAGCTGTACACGCCCTGATGAACGAGGAGTAG
- a CDS encoding DUF1906 domain-containing protein, protein MSISRRDVLKGAAVLPAALAAGAGLQTLVSAAAPVTASAAPLGVLLDYAAGVISARDIRASGALGAIRYVSDRRPGGAWMLGKPIQIAEARDLYQNGLKIVSCYQYGKQDTADWLGGQNAGVAHAKRGWELHVAAGGSYGSPIYTSIDDDPSYEQYKQQVAPYLRGWEAVLGHQRTGVYANSKTIEWAAQDGLGAWYWQHNWGSPGKIAHPAAHLHQVEIDKRSVGGVGVDINHILKPQYGQWD, encoded by the coding sequence GTGTCAATTTCCCGGCGCGACGTGCTGAAAGGTGCCGCCGTGTTGCCCGCCGCGCTTGCCGCCGGCGCAGGCCTGCAGACGCTGGTGTCCGCGGCTGCTCCCGTCACGGCTTCGGCAGCGCCGTTGGGCGTCCTGCTCGACTATGCAGCCGGGGTGATCAGCGCCAGAGACATCCGGGCGTCGGGCGCGTTGGGCGCCATTCGGTACGTCTCCGACCGCAGGCCGGGGGGTGCCTGGATGCTGGGTAAGCCGATCCAGATCGCCGAAGCGCGTGACCTCTATCAAAATGGTCTGAAGATCGTGTCCTGCTACCAGTACGGCAAGCAGGACACTGCCGACTGGCTCGGCGGGCAGAACGCCGGTGTCGCGCACGCCAAGCGGGGATGGGAGTTGCACGTCGCCGCCGGTGGTTCCTACGGATCGCCGATCTACACGTCGATCGACGACGATCCGTCGTACGAGCAGTACAAGCAGCAGGTCGCGCCGTATCTGCGGGGCTGGGAGGCAGTGCTGGGGCATCAGCGCACCGGCGTCTACGCCAACTCGAAGACCATCGAGTGGGCCGCCCAGGATGGGCTTGGCGCGTGGTACTGGCAGCACAACTGGGGATCGCCCGGCAAGATCGCCCATCCGGCGGCCCATCTGCACCAGGTGGAGATCGACAAGCGCTCCGTCGGAGGCGTTGGGGTCGACATCAACCACATACTCAAGCCGCAATACGGACAGTGGGATTAA
- a CDS encoding type I polyketide synthase, whose translation MTINEQHRVPAESTTERPGARPSAHALVDRLNAGEPYAVAFGGQGAAWLENLEELVSSAGIESELSEVVGEAELLLQPVARELVVVRPIGFEPMQWVRALAAEESLPATKQLVTAAISGPGILLAQMAAIRALTRQGLDLYNTPPVAMAGHSQGIMACESLRAKGTKDAELLALLQLIGAAGSLMSRRRGMVGRGNKTPMVSVTNVDPERMRELLEEFSTDVRTVLPPVLSIRNGRRSVVITGTPEQLGRFELYCSKITEREEAERKNKLRGGAVFAPEFHGVQVEVGFHTPRLADGVAVVEGWAARCGIDAAMAHEMTEAIFVRPIDWVAEIERLHESGAKWIVDLGPADTVTRLTAPVIRGLGVGIVPAATRAGQRNLFTVGAEPEVLPPWSSFAPTTVKLPDGSVKLSTKFTRLTGRSPILLAGMTPTTVDAKIVAAAANAGHWAELAGGGQVTEEIFSDRIAELTNLLEPGRAVQFNTLFLDPYLWKLQVGGKRLVQKARQSGAPIDGVVVSAGIPDLEEAVELIDELNTVGLSHVVFKPGTVGQIKSVINIAAEVPGKDVIVHIEGGRAGGHHSWEDLDDLLLATYADLRKLSNITICVGGGIGTPERAAEYLSGAWAKAYGFPEMPVDGILVGTAAMATLEATTSPAVKQMLVETTGTDHWISAGKANGGMASSRSQLGADIHEIDNAASRCGRLLDEVAGDADAVAARRDELIAAMANTAKPYFGDVSGMTYLQWLNRYVELAIGDGDSTADTATPGSPWIADTWRDRFADMLKRTEARLHPQDSGPIETLFADTAEGQALLEDPPTAIDQLLQRYPDAGTLKLHPADVPFFITLCKTPGKPVNFVPVIDKDVRRWWRSDSLWQAHDARYTADEVCIIPGTQAVAGITRVDEPVGELLDRFEQASIDALVASGAEPTPVVSRRQAREDVTGALAVVLDSPDVLWAGRTAINPVHRIGAPDEWQANENRSATHPSTGARLELNADGVVTLSVPLSDIWIDIRFTLPSCTVNGGMPVVTVEDASKAMRSVLAIAAGVDGPDALPPVHDNTASVSVEWDPEEVADHTGVTATFGAPLAPGLTLVPDALVGHCWPAVFAAIGAAVTDDGIPVIEGLLSLVHLDHAAHLLAPMPKTAAQLTVTATSSAAFDTEYGRVVPVTVDVTDADGTTLAKLEERFAIRGRTGAVELSDPPRAGGAITDNATETPRRRRRDVTVAAPTDMRAFAVVSGDHNPIHTDRAAALLAGLKSPIVHGMWLSAAAQHVVTATDGKAAPPARVVGWTSRFLGMVLPGDDIDFRVDRVGIDRGAEIVEVAARVNNELVMSATAQLAAPKTVYAFPGQGIQHKGMGMEVRSRSKAARKVWDTADKFTRETLGFSVLHVVRDNPTSLIASGVHYHHPDGVLFLTQFTQVAMATVAAAQVAEMREQGAFVEGALACGHSVGEYTALACVSGVYELDALLEVVFHRGSKMHDIVPRDHLGRSNYRLAAIRPSQIDLDDDDVPGFIDEISERTGEFLQIVNFNLRGSQYAIAGTVRGLEVLEEEVEKRREISGGKRSFILVPGIDVPFHSSVLRVGVADFRRSLERVMPRGADPDLIVGKYIPNLVPRPFTLDKDFIQEIRDLVPAEPLDEILADYDTWRNEKPSELMRKVVIELLAWQFASPVRWIETQDLLFIEEAAGGLGIERFVEIGVKSAPTVAGLATNTLKLPEYSHNTTEVLNSERDAAVLFATDTDPEPDLDADDGADAAPAPAESAPPVEAAPAPAAAPAAPSGGPRPEDLVYDAADATTALIALSAKMRIDQIEPLDSIESITDGASSRRNQLLVDLGSELNLGAIDGAADADLAGLKGQVTKLARTYKPYGPVLSDAINDQLRTVLGPSGKRPAYIAERVKKTWELGDGWVKHVTVEVALGTREGSSVRGGELGGLHAGALADAASVDKVIDAAVSAVGARHGVAVTLPAAAGGGGGVVDSAALGEFAQQVTGPNGVLASAARLILGQLGLDTPVSAPDATDAELIDLVTAELGSDWPRLVAPTFDSRKAVVFDDRWASAREDLARFWLLDEGEIDADWQRLSERFEGAGHIVGTQATWWQGKALAAGRNIHASLYGRAAAGAENPGKGSYTDEIAVVTGASKGSIAASVVAQLLDGGATVIATTSKLDDTRLAFYRDLYRNNARFEAKLWVVPANMASYSDIDALVEWVGTEQSESLGPKSIHLKDALTPTLLFPFAAPRVAGDLSDAGSRAEMEMKVLLWAVQRLIGGLSHVGAERDIAARMHVVLPGSPNRGMFGGDGAYGESKSALDALVTRWKAESSWAQRVSLAHALIGWTKGTGLMGHNDAIVDAVEEAGVTTYTTDEMAKMLLDLCDIESKVAAAREPLQADLTGGLAEVELDLAELAANARDEQATGGAESDDADGHDAGTIRALPSPPRGYRAAPPPEWDDLDVDPADLVVIVGGAELGPYGSSRTRLEMEVDNELSAAGVLELAWTTGLVKWEDDPTPGWYDVQTGELVDEGELVERYHDAVIERVGIREFVDDGAIDPDHASPIMVSVFLDKDFTFIVSSEAEARPFVEFDPEHTVIAPVPDSSDWQVTRKAGTEIRVPRKTKLSRTVGAQIPTGFDPMVYGVPADMVSSIDRLALWNLVTTVDAFLSAGFTPTELMRWVHPSLVASTQGTGMGGMTSMQTMYHGNLLGRNKPNDILQEVLPNVIAGHVVQSYIGSYGSMIHPVGACATAAISVEEGVDKIRLGKAEFVVAGGYDDLTLEAIIGFGDMSATADTEVMRAKGISDSKFSRANDRRRLGFVEGQGGGTILLARGDLALKMGLPVLSVVAYVSSFGDGVHTSIPAPGLGALAAGRGGKGSQLARSLAKLGVGADDIAVVSKHDTSTLANDPNETELHERLADSMGRSPGAPLFVVSQKSLTGHSKGGAAAFQMMGLCQILRDGVIPPNRSLDCVDDEVAGAGHLVWLRDSLKFGDKFPLKAGLITSLGFGHVSGLVALVHPQAFIAALSPDEREDYKRRADARVLAGQLRLASAIAGGRPLYEKPADRRFGGDAAEKRQEAAMLLDESSRLGEDDVYLLSGQ comes from the coding sequence GTGACGATCAACGAGCAGCACCGGGTGCCAGCAGAGTCAACCACGGAGCGCCCGGGAGCCCGCCCCTCCGCGCATGCGCTCGTCGATCGGTTGAACGCCGGTGAGCCCTACGCCGTCGCGTTCGGTGGGCAGGGCGCCGCGTGGCTGGAGAACCTCGAAGAGCTGGTCAGCTCGGCTGGCATCGAGTCCGAGCTCAGTGAAGTGGTTGGCGAGGCCGAGCTGCTGCTGCAGCCCGTCGCTCGCGAGCTGGTGGTCGTGCGGCCGATCGGCTTCGAGCCGATGCAGTGGGTGCGGGCCCTGGCCGCCGAGGAGTCGCTGCCCGCCACCAAACAACTTGTCACCGCGGCGATCTCGGGCCCCGGCATCCTGCTCGCTCAAATGGCCGCCATCCGCGCGCTCACCAGGCAGGGCCTGGATCTGTACAACACCCCGCCGGTCGCGATGGCGGGCCACTCCCAGGGCATCATGGCCTGCGAATCGCTGCGGGCCAAAGGCACCAAGGACGCCGAGCTCCTGGCGCTGCTGCAACTGATCGGCGCCGCCGGTTCGTTGATGTCCCGACGACGGGGCATGGTCGGTCGCGGCAACAAGACGCCGATGGTGTCGGTGACCAACGTCGACCCCGAACGCATGCGCGAGCTGCTCGAGGAATTCAGTACGGATGTCCGCACCGTGCTTCCGCCGGTGCTGTCGATTCGCAACGGCAGGCGCTCCGTGGTCATCACCGGGACGCCGGAGCAACTGGGCCGATTCGAGCTCTACTGCAGCAAGATCACGGAACGGGAAGAAGCCGAGCGCAAGAACAAGCTCCGCGGCGGAGCGGTGTTCGCACCCGAATTCCACGGAGTGCAGGTCGAGGTCGGCTTCCATACCCCGCGGCTGGCCGACGGCGTCGCGGTCGTCGAGGGCTGGGCCGCCAGGTGCGGCATCGACGCCGCGATGGCGCATGAGATGACCGAGGCGATCTTCGTCCGTCCCATCGACTGGGTGGCCGAGATCGAGCGGCTGCACGAGTCGGGTGCCAAATGGATCGTCGACCTGGGCCCGGCCGATACCGTGACTCGCCTCACCGCTCCCGTCATCCGGGGTCTGGGCGTCGGAATCGTGCCCGCGGCCACCCGCGCCGGTCAGCGCAACCTGTTCACCGTCGGCGCCGAGCCCGAGGTGCTGCCCCCGTGGTCCAGCTTCGCGCCGACCACGGTCAAGCTGCCCGACGGCTCCGTGAAGCTGTCCACCAAGTTCACCCGCCTGACCGGACGCTCGCCGATCCTGCTGGCGGGTATGACGCCCACGACCGTCGACGCCAAGATCGTCGCCGCGGCCGCCAACGCCGGCCACTGGGCCGAGCTGGCCGGTGGCGGTCAGGTCACCGAGGAGATCTTCTCCGACCGCATCGCCGAGCTCACCAACCTGCTCGAGCCGGGCCGCGCGGTGCAGTTCAACACGCTGTTCCTGGATCCCTATCTGTGGAAGCTTCAGGTCGGCGGCAAGCGGTTGGTGCAGAAGGCTCGCCAGTCCGGTGCTCCCATCGACGGCGTTGTGGTCAGCGCGGGCATTCCCGATCTCGAGGAAGCCGTCGAGCTGATCGACGAGCTGAACACCGTGGGCCTCAGCCACGTCGTGTTCAAACCGGGCACGGTCGGCCAGATCAAGTCGGTCATCAACATCGCCGCCGAGGTCCCCGGCAAGGACGTCATCGTCCACATCGAGGGCGGACGCGCAGGTGGTCATCACTCGTGGGAGGACCTCGACGACCTGCTGCTGGCGACCTACGCGGATCTGCGCAAGCTGTCCAACATCACCATCTGTGTCGGCGGCGGCATCGGTACGCCCGAACGGGCGGCCGAGTACCTGTCGGGCGCATGGGCCAAGGCCTACGGCTTCCCCGAAATGCCGGTCGACGGAATTCTCGTCGGCACCGCGGCCATGGCGACCCTGGAGGCCACCACCTCGCCGGCCGTCAAGCAGATGCTGGTCGAGACGACCGGCACCGATCACTGGATCAGCGCCGGAAAAGCCAACGGCGGCATGGCTTCCAGCCGTAGCCAGCTGGGCGCCGACATTCACGAGATCGACAATGCCGCGTCTCGATGTGGCAGGTTGCTCGACGAGGTCGCCGGCGACGCGGATGCCGTGGCGGCCCGTCGTGACGAGCTTATCGCGGCGATGGCCAACACGGCCAAGCCCTACTTCGGCGACGTCAGCGGCATGACCTACCTGCAGTGGCTGAACCGTTACGTCGAGCTGGCGATCGGCGACGGCGACAGCACCGCCGACACCGCAACGCCGGGCAGCCCGTGGATCGCCGACACATGGCGGGACCGGTTCGCCGACATGCTCAAGCGAACCGAGGCGCGACTTCATCCGCAGGACTCCGGCCCGATCGAGACGCTCTTCGCGGACACTGCCGAAGGCCAAGCGCTGCTTGAGGATCCGCCGACCGCGATCGATCAGCTGCTGCAGCGCTACCCGGATGCGGGGACCCTGAAGCTGCACCCCGCCGACGTGCCGTTCTTCATCACGCTGTGCAAGACGCCGGGCAAGCCCGTCAACTTCGTGCCGGTCATCGACAAGGACGTACGCCGCTGGTGGCGCAGCGACTCGTTGTGGCAGGCCCACGACGCGCGCTACACCGCCGACGAGGTGTGCATCATCCCCGGCACGCAGGCGGTCGCCGGGATCACGCGGGTCGACGAGCCGGTCGGCGAACTGCTGGACCGCTTCGAGCAGGCGTCGATCGACGCGCTGGTCGCCTCGGGCGCCGAGCCGACGCCGGTGGTGTCTCGCCGCCAGGCCCGTGAGGACGTCACCGGTGCCCTCGCGGTCGTACTCGATTCGCCCGACGTGCTGTGGGCAGGCCGTACCGCTATCAATCCGGTACACCGCATCGGCGCGCCGGATGAGTGGCAGGCCAACGAAAACCGCAGTGCCACACACCCGTCCACCGGCGCACGGCTCGAACTGAACGCCGACGGTGTAGTCACCCTGAGCGTCCCGCTGAGCGACATCTGGATCGACATCCGCTTCACTCTGCCGTCCTGCACCGTCAACGGCGGCATGCCGGTCGTGACTGTCGAGGACGCCTCGAAGGCGATGCGTTCGGTCCTTGCGATCGCCGCCGGTGTCGACGGCCCCGACGCGCTGCCGCCGGTGCACGACAACACTGCGTCGGTCTCCGTCGAATGGGATCCGGAGGAGGTCGCCGACCACACCGGCGTCACCGCGACCTTCGGGGCGCCGTTGGCGCCCGGTCTCACGCTGGTGCCGGACGCACTCGTCGGCCATTGCTGGCCCGCGGTTTTCGCGGCCATCGGGGCCGCGGTCACCGACGACGGAATCCCCGTAATCGAGGGCCTGCTGAGTTTGGTGCACCTGGACCATGCCGCCCACCTGCTCGCTCCGATGCCCAAGACGGCTGCCCAATTGACGGTCACCGCAACAAGTTCGGCCGCCTTCGACACCGAGTACGGACGCGTTGTCCCAGTGACAGTCGACGTCACCGACGCCGACGGCACCACCCTGGCGAAACTCGAAGAGCGGTTTGCGATCCGCGGTCGCACGGGCGCCGTCGAACTCAGCGACCCGCCGCGCGCCGGCGGTGCGATCACCGACAACGCGACCGAGACTCCGCGTCGCCGCCGTCGTGACGTCACCGTCGCCGCGCCGACCGACATGCGTGCCTTCGCGGTGGTGTCCGGTGATCACAACCCGATCCACACCGACAGGGCGGCCGCGCTGCTGGCCGGCCTGAAATCGCCCATCGTGCACGGCATGTGGCTGTCGGCCGCCGCGCAGCACGTGGTGACCGCCACCGACGGCAAGGCCGCCCCGCCGGCCCGTGTGGTCGGCTGGACGTCGCGATTCCTCGGCATGGTGCTGCCCGGCGACGACATCGACTTCCGCGTCGACCGTGTCGGAATCGATCGTGGCGCAGAGATCGTCGAGGTCGCCGCGCGCGTCAACAACGAGCTTGTGATGTCGGCCACGGCGCAACTGGCCGCCCCGAAGACGGTCTATGCGTTCCCCGGCCAGGGCATCCAGCACAAAGGCATGGGCATGGAGGTTCGCTCCAGGTCCAAAGCCGCGCGCAAGGTGTGGGACACCGCCGACAAGTTCACCCGCGAGACCCTGGGCTTCTCGGTGCTGCACGTGGTGCGGGACAACCCGACCAGCCTGATCGCCAGCGGTGTGCACTACCACCATCCCGACGGCGTGCTGTTCCTTACGCAGTTCACCCAGGTCGCGATGGCGACTGTGGCGGCCGCCCAGGTCGCCGAGATGCGGGAACAGGGCGCGTTCGTCGAGGGGGCGCTGGCTTGCGGCCACTCCGTCGGCGAGTACACCGCCCTGGCCTGTGTCAGCGGTGTCTACGAACTGGACGCACTGCTGGAGGTGGTGTTTCACCGCGGCAGCAAGATGCACGACATTGTTCCGCGCGACCACCTCGGCCGGTCCAACTACCGGCTGGCTGCCATCCGGCCGTCGCAGATCGATCTCGACGACGACGACGTCCCCGGCTTCATCGATGAGATCTCCGAGCGCACCGGTGAATTCCTGCAGATCGTGAACTTCAACCTGCGTGGCTCGCAGTACGCCATCGCCGGTACGGTCCGCGGCCTGGAGGTGCTGGAGGAGGAAGTCGAGAAGCGTCGCGAGATCAGCGGCGGCAAGCGGTCATTCATTCTGGTGCCCGGAATCGACGTGCCGTTCCACTCCTCGGTGCTGCGGGTCGGCGTCGCCGACTTCCGTCGCTCGCTCGAGCGCGTGATGCCGCGCGGCGCGGATCCCGACCTGATCGTCGGCAAATACATCCCGAACCTGGTGCCGCGGCCGTTCACACTCGACAAGGATTTCATTCAGGAGATCCGCGATCTGGTGCCCGCCGAGCCGCTCGACGAGATCTTGGCCGACTACGACACCTGGCGGAACGAGAAGCCGAGCGAGCTGATGCGCAAGGTCGTGATCGAGCTGCTGGCATGGCAATTCGCCAGCCCGGTGCGCTGGATCGAGACGCAGGACCTGCTCTTCATCGAGGAGGCCGCGGGCGGTCTGGGCATCGAGCGGTTCGTGGAGATCGGTGTGAAATCCGCGCCGACCGTCGCGGGGCTGGCGACCAACACGCTCAAGCTCCCGGAGTACTCACACAACACGACCGAGGTGCTGAACTCGGAGCGCGACGCCGCGGTGCTGTTCGCCACGGACACCGACCCCGAGCCGGATCTCGATGCGGACGACGGTGCCGACGCGGCGCCCGCGCCCGCGGAGTCCGCGCCGCCGGTCGAGGCCGCGCCCGCCCCTGCCGCGGCTCCAGCGGCACCCTCGGGTGGCCCGCGCCCGGAGGATCTGGTCTACGACGCGGCCGACGCCACGACGGCGTTGATCGCGCTGTCGGCGAAGATGCGCATCGATCAGATCGAGCCGCTGGACTCCATCGAGTCGATCACCGACGGTGCGTCATCGCGGCGCAACCAGCTGCTCGTCGACCTCGGCTCGGAGCTGAATCTGGGTGCCATCGACGGCGCCGCAGACGCCGACCTCGCTGGGCTGAAGGGTCAGGTCACCAAGCTGGCCCGTACGTACAAGCCTTATGGCCCAGTGCTTTCCGACGCCATCAACGACCAGCTTCGTACGGTCCTCGGGCCGTCGGGCAAGCGGCCGGCATACATCGCCGAGCGGGTCAAGAAGACCTGGGAACTTGGTGACGGCTGGGTCAAGCACGTCACGGTCGAGGTGGCGCTGGGCACCCGCGAGGGTTCCAGCGTGCGCGGTGGTGAATTGGGTGGGTTGCACGCAGGCGCGCTTGCGGACGCGGCTTCCGTCGACAAAGTCATCGACGCCGCGGTGTCGGCGGTGGGTGCACGGCACGGTGTCGCCGTCACGCTGCCCGCTGCCGCAGGTGGCGGTGGCGGTGTCGTGGACTCGGCGGCACTCGGAGAGTTTGCCCAGCAGGTGACCGGACCCAACGGTGTACTCGCTTCGGCGGCCCGCCTGATCCTGGGTCAGCTCGGCCTGGACACCCCGGTCAGCGCGCCGGACGCGACGGATGCGGAGCTCATCGATCTGGTAACTGCCGAATTGGGTTCGGACTGGCCACGTTTGGTCGCCCCGACGTTCGACAGCCGCAAGGCAGTGGTGTTCGACGACCGCTGGGCCAGCGCACGTGAGGATCTGGCCAGGTTCTGGTTGCTGGACGAGGGCGAGATCGACGCCGACTGGCAGCGTCTTTCCGAGCGGTTCGAAGGCGCCGGCCACATCGTCGGCACCCAGGCCACCTGGTGGCAGGGCAAGGCGCTGGCGGCGGGCCGCAACATTCACGCGTCGCTGTACGGCCGCGCGGCCGCAGGCGCGGAGAACCCGGGCAAGGGGAGCTACACCGACGAGATCGCGGTGGTGACCGGCGCATCGAAGGGCTCCATCGCGGCATCCGTGGTGGCCCAACTCCTCGACGGCGGGGCGACGGTCATCGCGACCACGTCCAAGCTCGACGACACCCGGCTGGCGTTCTACCGCGATCTGTACCGGAACAACGCCAGGTTCGAAGCCAAGTTGTGGGTCGTGCCCGCCAACATGGCGTCCTACAGCGATATCGACGCGCTCGTCGAGTGGGTCGGTACGGAACAGAGCGAAAGTCTTGGGCCGAAGTCCATTCACCTCAAGGATGCTTTGACACCAACGCTTCTGTTCCCGTTCGCAGCGCCGCGAGTGGCGGGCGACCTGTCGGATGCGGGATCGCGCGCCGAGATGGAGATGAAGGTCTTGCTGTGGGCCGTTCAGCGGCTGATCGGCGGGCTGTCGCACGTCGGCGCGGAACGTGACATCGCGGCGCGGATGCACGTGGTGCTGCCGGGCTCGCCCAACCGCGGGATGTTCGGCGGTGACGGTGCCTACGGCGAATCCAAGTCCGCGCTCGATGCGTTGGTGACCCGGTGGAAGGCCGAATCATCGTGGGCACAGCGGGTTTCGCTGGCGCACGCGTTGATCGGCTGGACCAAGGGCACCGGACTGATGGGTCACAACGACGCCATCGTCGACGCCGTGGAAGAAGCCGGAGTGACGACCTATACCACCGACGAGATGGCGAAGATGTTGCTCGACCTGTGCGACATCGAGTCGAAGGTGGCCGCTGCGCGCGAGCCGCTGCAGGCCGACCTGACCGGCGGATTGGCCGAGGTCGAACTGGACCTGGCCGAGTTGGCCGCCAACGCGCGCGACGAGCAGGCGACCGGCGGAGCCGAGAGCGACGACGCCGACGGCCACGATGCCGGCACGATCCGCGCGCTGCCGTCCCCGCCGCGTGGCTACCGGGCCGCGCCGCCGCCGGAATGGGACGACCTCGACGTCGACCCCGCCGATCTGGTGGTGATAGTCGGCGGCGCCGAGCTCGGACCCTACGGCTCGTCTCGCACCCGCCTCGAGATGGAGGTCGACAACGAGCTGTCGGCCGCCGGCGTGCTGGAGCTCGCGTGGACCACCGGCCTGGTCAAGTGGGAGGACGATCCCACCCCGGGTTGGTATGACGTCCAGACCGGCGAGTTGGTCGACGAGGGCGAGCTGGTGGAGCGTTATCACGACGCGGTCATCGAGCGGGTCGGCATCCGCGAGTTCGTCGACGACGGCGCGATCGATCCGGATCACGCTTCACCGATCATGGTTTCGGTCTTCCTCGACAAGGACTTCACGTTCATCGTGTCGTCGGAGGCCGAGGCTCGGCCGTTCGTGGAATTCGATCCGGAGCACACGGTCATCGCTCCGGTGCCGGACAGCAGTGACTGGCAGGTGACCCGCAAGGCGGGCACCGAGATTCGGGTGCCGCGCAAGACAAAGCTGTCCCGTACGGTCGGCGCGCAGATCCCGACGGGCTTTGATCCGATGGTCTACGGCGTCCCCGCGGACATGGTGTCGTCGATCGACCGGCTGGCGCTGTGGAACCTCGTCACCACCGTCGATGCCTTCCTGTCCGCGGGATTCACCCCGACCGAGCTGATGCGCTGGGTCCACCCCAGCCTGGTGGCCAGCACGCAGGGCACCGGCATGGGTGGCATGACGTCGATGCAGACCATGTACCACGGCAACTTGCTCGGCCGGAACAAGCCGAACGACATTTTGCAGGAGGTTCTGCCGAATGTCATTGCCGGACATGTGGTTCAGTCCTACATCGGCAGCTACGGCTCGATGATCCACCCGGTGGGCGCGTGCGCCACCGCGGCGATCTCAGTCGAAGAAGGTGTGGACAAGATCCGCCTCGGTAAGGCCGAGTTCGTGGTTGCCGGCGGTTACGACGACCTGACGCTGGAGGCCATCATCGGATTCGGTGACATGTCGGCCACTGCCGACACCGAGGTGATGCGGGCCAAGGGCATCAGCGACTCGAAGTTCTCGCGCGCCAACGACCGTCGTCGGCTCGGGTTCGTCGAGGGACAGGGCGGCGGGACGATCCTGCTCGCCCGCGGTGACCTCGCGCTGAAGATGGGTCTGCCGGTGTTGTCCGTTGTGGCCTACGTGTCGTCCTTCGGTGACGGGGTGCACACGTCGATCCCCGCGCCTGGGCTCGGTGCGCTGGCAGCCGGTCGTGGCGGCAAGGGATCGCAGTTGGCACGTTCGCTGGCGAAGCTGGGTGTAGGTGCCGACGACATCGCAGTGGTGTCCAAGCACGACACCTCGACGCTGGCCAACGACCCGAACGAGACCGAGTTGCACGAGCGTCTCGCGGATTCGATGGGCCGGTCGCCCGGCGCGCCACTCTTCGTGGTGTCACAGAAGAGCCTGACCGGCCACTCCAAGGGTGGTGCCGCGGCATTCCAGATGATGGGGCTGTGCCAGATCCTGCGCGACGGCGTCATCCCTCCGAACCGCAGCCTGGACTGCGTCGACGACGAAGTCGCCGGAGCTGGACACCTCGTCTGGCTGCGCGACAGCCTCAAGTTCGGCGACAAGTTCCCGTTGAAGGCCGGTCTGATCACCAGCCTCGGCTTCGGTCACGTGTCCGGACTGGTGGCGCTGGTGCATCCGCAGGCGTTCATCGCGGCGCTGAGTCCCGATGAGCGTGAAGATTACAAGCGCAGGGCTGACGCCCGTGTGCTGGCCGGACAGCTGCGGCTGGCGTCGGCGATCGCGGGTGGGCGGCCGCTGTACGAGAAGCCGGCCGACCGGCGATTCGGCGGAGACGCCGCGGAGAAGCGGCAGGAAGCAGCAATGCTGCTGGACGAGTCTTCGCGCCTCGGTGAGGACGATGTGTACCTGCTCTCAGGGCAGTGA